The genomic region CAAAAAACAAAGAAGAAAAAACCAAAGGGAAAGGCAAAAATCACTATAAATATAGAAGGATAGAGAAGATAAAAGAAAAAAATGATGATTTTTAATGTGTTTAAGTTTTTACCGAGAATTACTAATAATTATCTTTCTTCTTAGTCCTCTTTTAAGAAAGAAAAGTAAGGAGAGGCTAAAGGAAAGGGCTGGTTTTGATGCTTATCTCTGTGAGGCATTAGGTGGGATAAGAACAATAAAGGCATTTGTTGCGGAAAATAGAATCTCTCATTTTATAAAGAGGTATTTTATCAAGTATAACAGGGCATTTTTCAAGGAATCCCTTCTGGAATCTACATCTTTTGGGACAGCTAATCTTCTTACACTTTTTTCTATTCTCTTTATCTTCTCATTTTGTTATAAAGGAAAGGCTTACCTTGGGGTCTCTTTTGGCTTTTTCTCTTTTATTTGAAAGGCTTTTGGCTCCTTGGCGAGAACTTGTTAATTTAAATGATGACCTGCAAAGGGCTTTTTCTGGGAAGGGATGAGGAATGAGAAACGAGGGGTGAGGGTATAATTAACCTTATTGATAAAACCAGTAGTATGGCGAGAAATAGCTCATTCTATGCTTGTCAACAACCTCAAGTTTTATGCTTGTTTCAGGATTTGTAATAAAATTTCCTGAAATGGTTATCATTGGCTCATGCCACAATGATGTTTGGGCATCTCCCTTTGTATTCTTCCACCAGGCTGCTGGCTTTCCATCTATATATACGCCAATGCTAAATGGACTTGTGCATCTTGTAATGATTACCAAATCTTTATTTGGAATTGTTTTTATCTTAAAAATTTCTCCATCCGTTATTATCCTTCCACCATCTCCCACAATTATTGATGGTTCATCATTATAAGAGGCGTATGTTGCAAAAGTACGCTTTAAAAGACCTGGCTCAGAGGAATAGCTTTTATAAGAATGTGCGCTTTCCATTTCAACATCAGCGATATCTATTTTGTCAACAAGGCTTTTTCCCCTTAAGGCTTCCTTTGTAGATTGCAATTTTATTTCATCCCCTGTGTTTAGCCATTTAAAATCTGCCTTAAAAACCTTTTTTGGCTCACTTCCTGCACCTGCCATTGTAGGCTCATAAAGACCAAAAGAGGCAATTTCAGGGCCTAAAATATTGCCTCCAAAACCAAACCAGGAGGGATAAATAATAAAATAATCGGGCTTTCTTTCTAATTTTTCTAAGAATTCATAAAGGGGCCCATTTCCCTCTCCTCCTACATGGGTTGAATACCTTGCAATCTTTGGATAGCATAGACCAACAAGGTCAATGCAATACCTTTGGCTTATATATTTTATTGCACCTGCATCATTTAGGGCAATTGTAGCATTTGCTGGTGTATTCTCTAAAACCCATTTTCCACATTGTATCTGTTGAAAATATATATCCTTGCAATTCTTGCCATATGCAACACCAAAATAAAGGGCTGTTAAAAAAGAAAATAAAAGAAAGAAGCAAGATATGCCGATAAATGTCTCATTCTTGGCTTGAAATGCCTGGGATAAATGATATATCCCTATACATACCATAACAAGAAATAAGG from bacterium harbors:
- a CDS encoding ABC transporter transmembrane domain-containing protein, with the translated sequence MCLSFYRELLIIIFLLSPLLRKKSKERLKERAGFDAYLCEALGGIRTIKAFVAENRISHFIKRYFIKYNRAFFKESLLESTSFGTANLLTLFSILFIFSFCYKGKAYLGVSFGFFSFI